In a single window of the Chelonia mydas isolate rCheMyd1 chromosome 8, rCheMyd1.pri.v2, whole genome shotgun sequence genome:
- the LOC114018876 gene encoding E3 ubiquitin/ISG15 ligase TRIM25 isoform X1: MAEAEEEFRAAADLEDELSCPICLCFYRNPVSLSCHHSFCKECIQKALAAQQQAKATYSCPMCKVQLGPFLELHKNFQLCSIVEKFQTTSSKGKQGKEKASPQEKEIIPCDFCLDEPHTAVKTCLTCEASLCQAHLSKHSAKAAQKDHVLVEPSDNSSLQERKCGEHGKLLECYCEDDLVFVCMMCSITDSHKGHNIITLKEEYDKKLVVLSHTVKLMQENKSAMNKTLGELQKSENQLQLNKKTLNAQLSNLFKEIKAEVDQKEKQILANIQSSEKKQLSDIATLKKQTEKKRDEAVKGLQNLQMLSAQTDPFCFLREFKLAQDRINNQDFSTDSMEVLALQLDQATIAGVRSRTQQYISNLDSLMQVMQSQFINQTQRNSATCVLMGTNIQCCLLTYRAAPDFRENFHFQGNPNTFFFNKNSMFSGTSAFSWK; the protein is encoded by the exons ATGGCAGAGGCAGAGGAAgaattcagagcagctgctgaccTGGAAGATGAGCTCAGTTGCCCTATCTGCCTGTGCTTCTACAGGAACCCGGTCTCCCTGAGCTGCCATCACAGCTTCTGCAAGGAGTGCATCCAGAAAGCACTGGCTGCCCAGCAGCAAGCCAAGGCCACCTACTCCTGTCCTATGTGCAAGGTCCAGCTGGGGCCCTTTCTGGAGCTGCATAAGAACTTCCAGCTCTGCAGCATAGTGGAGAAGTTCCAGACCACCTCTTCAAAGGGAAAGCAGGGCAAGGAGAAGGCCTCTCCACAAGAGAAGGAGATAATCCCCTGTGATTTCTGCCTGGACGAGCCTCACACAGCAGTGAAAACCTGTCTGACCTGTGAGGCATCTCTGTGTCAGGCCCACCTGAGCAAACACAGTGCCAAGGCTGCACAGAAGGATCATGTCCTGGTAGAACCCAGTGACAACAGCTCCCTgcaggagaggaagtgtggcgaACATGGCAAGCTGCTAGAGTGCTACTGTGAAGATGACCTGGTCTTTGTCTGCATGATGTGCTCTATCACAGACTCCCACAAGGGCCACAACATCATCACCCTGAAGGAGGAGTACGACAAGAAGCTG GTTGTTCTCTCTCACACTGTGAAACTGATGCAGGAAAACAAAAGTGCCATGAATAAAACCTTAGGGGAGCTTCAGAAGAGTGAGAATCAGCTCCAG TTGAATAAGAAAACTTTGAATGCTCAGCTGTCAAACCTCTTCAAAGAGATCAAGGCGGAGGTGGATCAGAAGGAGAAGCAGATCCTGGCTAACATACAATCCAGTGAGAAAAAGCAGCTGTCAGACATTGCCACACTGaagaagcaaacagaaaagaagagagaTGAGGCTGTGAAGGGTCTTCAGAACCTGCAGATGCTGAGTGCGCAAACAGACCCTTTCTGCTTCCTCAGA gaatttaaaCTGGCACAAGACAG GATTAATAATCAGGATTTCAGCACTGACAGTATGGAAGTATTAGCATTGCAGCTGGATCAGGCAACAATTGCAGGTGTTAGAAGCCGGACACAGCAGTATATCTCAAACCTAGATTCACTGATGCAAGTGATGCAAA GTCAATTCATTAACCAAACACAGAGGAACAG TGCAACTTGTGTTTTAATGGGCACTAATATTCAGTGTTGTCTCCTGACATACAGAGCAGCTCCAGACTTCAGAGAGAATTTCCATTTTCAAG GTAATCCGAAcacttttttctttaacaaaaattcGATGTTTTCTGGAACTTCCGCATTTTCATGGAAATAG
- the LOC114018876 gene encoding E3 ubiquitin/ISG15 ligase TRIM25 isoform X4 produces MAEAEEEFRAAADLEDELSCPICLCFYRNPVSLSCHHSFCKECIQKALAAQQQAKATYSCPMCKVQLGPFLELHKNFQLCSIVEKFQTTSSKGKQGKEKASPQEKEIIPCDFCLDEPHTAVKTCLTCEASLCQAHLSKHSAKAAQKDHVLVEPSDNSSLQERKCGEHGKLLECYCEDDLVFVCMMCSITDSHKGHNIITLKEEYDKKLVVLSHTVKLMQENKSAMNKTLGELQKSENQLQLNKKTLNAQLSNLFKEIKAEVDQKEKQILANIQSSEKKQLSDIATLKKQTEKKRDEAVKGLQNLQMLSAQTDPFCFLREFKLAQDRAAPDFRENFHFQGNPNTFFFNKNSMFSGTSAFSWK; encoded by the exons ATGGCAGAGGCAGAGGAAgaattcagagcagctgctgaccTGGAAGATGAGCTCAGTTGCCCTATCTGCCTGTGCTTCTACAGGAACCCGGTCTCCCTGAGCTGCCATCACAGCTTCTGCAAGGAGTGCATCCAGAAAGCACTGGCTGCCCAGCAGCAAGCCAAGGCCACCTACTCCTGTCCTATGTGCAAGGTCCAGCTGGGGCCCTTTCTGGAGCTGCATAAGAACTTCCAGCTCTGCAGCATAGTGGAGAAGTTCCAGACCACCTCTTCAAAGGGAAAGCAGGGCAAGGAGAAGGCCTCTCCACAAGAGAAGGAGATAATCCCCTGTGATTTCTGCCTGGACGAGCCTCACACAGCAGTGAAAACCTGTCTGACCTGTGAGGCATCTCTGTGTCAGGCCCACCTGAGCAAACACAGTGCCAAGGCTGCACAGAAGGATCATGTCCTGGTAGAACCCAGTGACAACAGCTCCCTgcaggagaggaagtgtggcgaACATGGCAAGCTGCTAGAGTGCTACTGTGAAGATGACCTGGTCTTTGTCTGCATGATGTGCTCTATCACAGACTCCCACAAGGGCCACAACATCATCACCCTGAAGGAGGAGTACGACAAGAAGCTG GTTGTTCTCTCTCACACTGTGAAACTGATGCAGGAAAACAAAAGTGCCATGAATAAAACCTTAGGGGAGCTTCAGAAGAGTGAGAATCAGCTCCAG TTGAATAAGAAAACTTTGAATGCTCAGCTGTCAAACCTCTTCAAAGAGATCAAGGCGGAGGTGGATCAGAAGGAGAAGCAGATCCTGGCTAACATACAATCCAGTGAGAAAAAGCAGCTGTCAGACATTGCCACACTGaagaagcaaacagaaaagaagagagaTGAGGCTGTGAAGGGTCTTCAGAACCTGCAGATGCTGAGTGCGCAAACAGACCCTTTCTGCTTCCTCAGA gaatttaaaCTGGCACAAGACAG AGCAGCTCCAGACTTCAGAGAGAATTTCCATTTTCAAG GTAATCCGAAcacttttttctttaacaaaaattcGATGTTTTCTGGAACTTCCGCATTTTCATGGAAATAG
- the LOC114018876 gene encoding E3 ubiquitin/ISG15 ligase TRIM25 isoform X2 — MAEAEEEFRAAADLEDELSCPICLCFYRNPVSLSCHHSFCKECIQKALAAQQQAKATYSCPMCKVQLGPFLELHKNFQLCSIVEKFQTTSSKGKQGKEKASPQEKEIIPCDFCLDEPHTAVKTCLTCEASLCQAHLSKHSAKAAQKDHVLVEPSDNSSLQERKCGEHGKLLECYCEDDLVFVCMMCSITDSHKGHNIITLKEEYDKKLVVLSHTVKLMQENKSAMNKTLGELQKSENQLQLNKKTLNAQLSNLFKEIKAEVDQKEKQILANIQSSEKKQLSDIATLKKQTEKKRDEAVKGLQNLQMLSAQTDPFCFLREFKLAQDRINNQDFSTDSMEVLALQLDQATIAGVRSRTQQYISNLDSLMQVMQSQFINQTQRNRAAPDFRENFHFQGNPNTFFFNKNSMFSGTSAFSWK, encoded by the exons ATGGCAGAGGCAGAGGAAgaattcagagcagctgctgaccTGGAAGATGAGCTCAGTTGCCCTATCTGCCTGTGCTTCTACAGGAACCCGGTCTCCCTGAGCTGCCATCACAGCTTCTGCAAGGAGTGCATCCAGAAAGCACTGGCTGCCCAGCAGCAAGCCAAGGCCACCTACTCCTGTCCTATGTGCAAGGTCCAGCTGGGGCCCTTTCTGGAGCTGCATAAGAACTTCCAGCTCTGCAGCATAGTGGAGAAGTTCCAGACCACCTCTTCAAAGGGAAAGCAGGGCAAGGAGAAGGCCTCTCCACAAGAGAAGGAGATAATCCCCTGTGATTTCTGCCTGGACGAGCCTCACACAGCAGTGAAAACCTGTCTGACCTGTGAGGCATCTCTGTGTCAGGCCCACCTGAGCAAACACAGTGCCAAGGCTGCACAGAAGGATCATGTCCTGGTAGAACCCAGTGACAACAGCTCCCTgcaggagaggaagtgtggcgaACATGGCAAGCTGCTAGAGTGCTACTGTGAAGATGACCTGGTCTTTGTCTGCATGATGTGCTCTATCACAGACTCCCACAAGGGCCACAACATCATCACCCTGAAGGAGGAGTACGACAAGAAGCTG GTTGTTCTCTCTCACACTGTGAAACTGATGCAGGAAAACAAAAGTGCCATGAATAAAACCTTAGGGGAGCTTCAGAAGAGTGAGAATCAGCTCCAG TTGAATAAGAAAACTTTGAATGCTCAGCTGTCAAACCTCTTCAAAGAGATCAAGGCGGAGGTGGATCAGAAGGAGAAGCAGATCCTGGCTAACATACAATCCAGTGAGAAAAAGCAGCTGTCAGACATTGCCACACTGaagaagcaaacagaaaagaagagagaTGAGGCTGTGAAGGGTCTTCAGAACCTGCAGATGCTGAGTGCGCAAACAGACCCTTTCTGCTTCCTCAGA gaatttaaaCTGGCACAAGACAG GATTAATAATCAGGATTTCAGCACTGACAGTATGGAAGTATTAGCATTGCAGCTGGATCAGGCAACAATTGCAGGTGTTAGAAGCCGGACACAGCAGTATATCTCAAACCTAGATTCACTGATGCAAGTGATGCAAA GTCAATTCATTAACCAAACACAGAGGAACAG AGCAGCTCCAGACTTCAGAGAGAATTTCCATTTTCAAG GTAATCCGAAcacttttttctttaacaaaaattcGATGTTTTCTGGAACTTCCGCATTTTCATGGAAATAG
- the LOC114018876 gene encoding E3 ubiquitin/ISG15 ligase TRIM25 isoform X3, giving the protein MAEAEEEFRAAADLEDELSCPICLCFYRNPVSLSCHHSFCKECIQKALAAQQQAKATYSCPMCKVQLGPFLELHKNFQLCSIVEKFQTTSSKGKQGKEKASPQEKEIIPCDFCLDEPHTAVKTCLTCEASLCQAHLSKHSAKAAQKDHVLVEPSDNSSLQERKCGEHGKLLECYCEDDLVFVCMMCSITDSHKGHNIITLKEEYDKKLLNKKTLNAQLSNLFKEIKAEVDQKEKQILANIQSSEKKQLSDIATLKKQTEKKRDEAVKGLQNLQMLSAQTDPFCFLREFKLAQDRINNQDFSTDSMEVLALQLDQATIAGVRSRTQQYISNLDSLMQVMQSQFINQTQRNRAAPDFRENFHFQGNPNTFFFNKNSMFSGTSAFSWK; this is encoded by the exons ATGGCAGAGGCAGAGGAAgaattcagagcagctgctgaccTGGAAGATGAGCTCAGTTGCCCTATCTGCCTGTGCTTCTACAGGAACCCGGTCTCCCTGAGCTGCCATCACAGCTTCTGCAAGGAGTGCATCCAGAAAGCACTGGCTGCCCAGCAGCAAGCCAAGGCCACCTACTCCTGTCCTATGTGCAAGGTCCAGCTGGGGCCCTTTCTGGAGCTGCATAAGAACTTCCAGCTCTGCAGCATAGTGGAGAAGTTCCAGACCACCTCTTCAAAGGGAAAGCAGGGCAAGGAGAAGGCCTCTCCACAAGAGAAGGAGATAATCCCCTGTGATTTCTGCCTGGACGAGCCTCACACAGCAGTGAAAACCTGTCTGACCTGTGAGGCATCTCTGTGTCAGGCCCACCTGAGCAAACACAGTGCCAAGGCTGCACAGAAGGATCATGTCCTGGTAGAACCCAGTGACAACAGCTCCCTgcaggagaggaagtgtggcgaACATGGCAAGCTGCTAGAGTGCTACTGTGAAGATGACCTGGTCTTTGTCTGCATGATGTGCTCTATCACAGACTCCCACAAGGGCCACAACATCATCACCCTGAAGGAGGAGTACGACAAGAAGCTG TTGAATAAGAAAACTTTGAATGCTCAGCTGTCAAACCTCTTCAAAGAGATCAAGGCGGAGGTGGATCAGAAGGAGAAGCAGATCCTGGCTAACATACAATCCAGTGAGAAAAAGCAGCTGTCAGACATTGCCACACTGaagaagcaaacagaaaagaagagagaTGAGGCTGTGAAGGGTCTTCAGAACCTGCAGATGCTGAGTGCGCAAACAGACCCTTTCTGCTTCCTCAGA gaatttaaaCTGGCACAAGACAG GATTAATAATCAGGATTTCAGCACTGACAGTATGGAAGTATTAGCATTGCAGCTGGATCAGGCAACAATTGCAGGTGTTAGAAGCCGGACACAGCAGTATATCTCAAACCTAGATTCACTGATGCAAGTGATGCAAA GTCAATTCATTAACCAAACACAGAGGAACAG AGCAGCTCCAGACTTCAGAGAGAATTTCCATTTTCAAG GTAATCCGAAcacttttttctttaacaaaaattcGATGTTTTCTGGAACTTCCGCATTTTCATGGAAATAG